A region of Salvelinus sp. IW2-2015 unplaced genomic scaffold, ASM291031v2 Un_scaffold1371, whole genome shotgun sequence DNA encodes the following proteins:
- the LOC112070576 gene encoding MORC family CW-type zinc finger protein 3 isoform X1 — MCRLPATGFHCKNMARLSEHGIRLSSMSPSFLNSNSTSHTWPFSAVAELIDNASDPGVTARQIWIDVVEEQQQLCLAFTDNGSGMTPSKLHKMLSFGFTEKGSGKGSHQAIGVYGNGFKSGSMRLGRDALIFTKNGGCLTVACVSELPTGCKGKAVIVPIVPFNQQTKMLVVTEDSEASLNAILTHSLIHTQQELLQHFDSILSKKGTKILIWNIRRNKDGKPELDFETDEFDIRMPEIHSEETKTRGRKKSFPGPQRTDHTIPEMDYSLRAYLSILYLKPRTQIILRQKKVQTKLVAKSLSQIENDVYKPQFNKDRVKVTFGFNRKNKDHYGIMMYHKNRLIKSYEKVGYQIKSSGQRVGVGVIGVIECNFLKPAHNKQDFEYTKEYRLTLSSLGLKLNDYWNEMMEKRAREREFLAAEKKNEEEDSDEEEEGEESPVWLQCEDCLKWRRVPEGHYTSTPEHWNCSQNPNTMLRSCSLPEEAEQSEAKLTPSYPKKTYKKDQGLVRKRGRPRKHHVLPQGLSEPVLLRPLPPDTPLPLSEPVLLRPLPPDAPLSLLTEETEDSELNKTVATLVATLEDEEDNMAQSKSGSDTCAPTRACKRTYRNKRKSIWPPRDMDKRPQPWAEPHPFADEVQEVQQPGKDVNKPQTLTGLTDKTKVEKALLGATRVGPSQPSSSLAWPPSLPSAQTVVVSPLSRPEGPWPRALTLEGAGSDRGALVQRLAGLEKEAQRLRRILGSTALPATPDNVVMTEAPSGDKAAGGMGLETPVAMVTKLNQMECESSASPGGPGVPGLVVDGVQPQKEQPELGRLRREKADPQSRLRQTDSPVTRDQSSRIVLENLHKIRGNVVALLSAILPHLDLQGISMDTPDVDSILQQIIDANSLSPL, encoded by the exons ATGTGTCGTTTGCCTGCAACTGGCTTTCACTGTAAAAACATGGCGAGGCTTAGCGAGCATGGGATTCGTCTCAGTTCC ATGAGTCCGTCCTTCCTGAATAGTAATTCAACAAGTCATACGTGGCCTTTCAGCGCAGTTGCAGAACTAATAG ATAATGCATCAGACCCGGGAGTGACAGCCAGGCAGATCTGGATAGATGTGGTGGAGGAGCAACAGCAGCTCTGTCTGGCCTTCACTGACAACGGCAGCGGCATGACCCCCAGCAAACTGCACAAAATGCTCAG TTTTGGTTTCACAGAGAAAGGTTCTGGTAAGGGAAGCCACCAGGCCATCGGTGTCTATGGAAACGGCTTTAAGTCTGGCTCCATGCGTCTGGGTCGTGACGCTCTGATCTTCACTAAGAACGGAGGCTGTCTGACCGTGGCATGTGTCTCAGAGCTACCTACAGGCTGTAAAGGCAAGGCTGTCATCGTCCCCATAGTGCCCTTCAACCAACAGACCAA GATGCTGGTAGTGACTGAGGACTCTGAGGCCAGTCTGAATGCCATCCTGACCCACTCTCTGATCCACACCCAGCAGGAGCTGCTGCAGCACTTTGACTCCATCCTCTCCAAGAAGGGCACAAAGATCCTCATCTGGAACATACGCAG GAACAAAGATGGTAAGCCGGAGCTGGATTTCGAGACCGATGAGTTTGACATCCGGATGCCAGAGATCCACTCAGAGGAGACCAAGACTAGAGGCAGGAAGAAGAGCTTTCCTGGACCGCAGAGRACTGACCACACCATCCCAGAGATGGACTACTCCCTGAGG GCCTACCTCAGCATCTTGTACCTGAAGCCTCGGACTCAGATCATCCTGCGACAGAAGAAGGTTCAGACCAAGCTGGTTGCCAAGAGCCTGTCACAGATCGAGAATGACGTTTATAAACCCCAATTCAAT AAAGACAGGGTTAAGGTCACCTTTGGTTTCAATCGTAAAAACAAAGACCACTATGGCATCATGATGTACCACAAGAACCGCCTCATCAAGTCCTATGAGAAGGTTGGCTACCAGATCAAG TCATCAGGTCAGAGGGTTGGGGTCGGGGTTATTGGGGTCATTGAGTGCAACTTCCTGAAGCCGGCTCACAACAAGCAAGACTTTGAATACACCAAAGAGtacag GCTGACCCTGTCTTCCCTGGGGCTGAAGCTCAACGACTACTGGAATGAGATGATGGAGAAAAGGGCGAGAGAACGAGAGTTCCTGGCAGCGGAGAAGAAGAACGAAGAGGAAGattcagatgaggaggaggaaggggagga GAGTCCAGTGTGGCTGCAGTGTGAGGACTGTCTGAAGTGGAGGCGTGTCCCAGAAGGCCACTACACCTCTACCCCTGAACACTGGAACTGCAGCCAGAACCCCAACACCATGCTCAG GAGCTGCTCTTTGCCAGAGGAAGCCGAGCAGAGTGAAGCAAAGTTAACTCCAAGCTACCCGAAGAAGACCTACAAGAA GGACCAAGGCCTGGTCAGAAAACGAGGCCGTCCGCGGAAGCACCATGTCCTCCCCCAAGGCCTGTCTGAACCGGTCCTCCTCCGCCCCCTACCCCCTGATACACCCCTCCCTCTATCTGAGCCGGTCCTCCTTCGCCCCCTACCCCCTGATGCCCCCCTTTCTCTGCTCACAGAGGAGACTGAGGACAGTGAGCTGAATAAGACAGTGGCTACACTGGTGGCCACtttggaggatgaggaggacaacATGGCACAGTCCAAGTCTGGGTCAGACACATGCGCACCCACACGCGCATGCAAAcgcacatacag aAACAAGCGTAAGTCAATATGGCCTCCCAGGGACATGGACAAGAGACCACAACCATGGGCGGAGCCACACCCATTCGCTGATGAGGTCCAAGAGGTGCAACAACCTGGGAAAGATGTCAACAAACCACAGACACTGACTGGACTGACAGACAAGACCAAGGTGGAGAAGGCACTACTGGGGGCCACCAGAGTAGGCCCTTCCCAGCCCAGCTCCAGCCTTGcctggcctccctccctcccctcagcccAGACGGTGGTGGTGTCCCCCCTGAGTCGTCCGGAGGGCCCCTGGCCCCGGGCTCTGACCCTTGAGGGGGCTGGGTCAGACAGGGGAGCCCTGGTCCAGAGACTGGCTGGACTGGAGAAGGAGGCTCAGAGGCTGAGGAGGATACTGGGGTCCACTGCACTCCCAGCGACGCCAGACAACGTGGTGATGACAGAGGCTCCCTCTGGGGATAAGGCAGCTGGTGGGATGGGGTTGGAGACACCGGTGGCCATGGTAACCAAACTGAACCAAATGGAG TGTGAGAGCTCCGCGTCCCCCGGTGGCCCAGGGGTTCCAGGGCTGGTTGTGGATGGCGTCCAGCCCCAGAAAGAACAGCCTGAGCTGGGCAGACTGAGGAGGGAGAAGGCTGACCCCCAGAGCAGGCTGAGACAGACTGACAGCCCAGTGACCAGGGACCAGAGCTCCCG CATTGTGCTGGAGAATCTCCACAAAATCCGAGGGAACGTGGTGGCTCTGCTGTCAGCCATCCTGCCCCACCTGGACCTGCAGGGCATCAGCATGGACACACCAGACGT
- the LOC112070576 gene encoding MORC family CW-type zinc finger protein 4 isoform X2: MLVVTEDSEASLNAILTHSLIHTQQELLQHFDSILSKKGTKILIWNIRRNKDGKPELDFETDEFDIRMPEIHSEETKTRGRKKSFPGPQRTDHTIPEMDYSLRAYLSILYLKPRTQIILRQKKVQTKLVAKSLSQIENDVYKPQFNKDRVKVTFGFNRKNKDHYGIMMYHKNRLIKSYEKVGYQIKSSGQRVGVGVIGVIECNFLKPAHNKQDFEYTKEYRLTLSSLGLKLNDYWNEMMEKRAREREFLAAEKKNEEEDSDEEEEGEESPVWLQCEDCLKWRRVPEGHYTSTPEHWNCSQNPNTMLRSCSLPEEAEQSEAKLTPSYPKKTYKKDQGLVRKRGRPRKHHVLPQGLSEPVLLRPLPPDTPLPLSEPVLLRPLPPDAPLSLLTEETEDSELNKTVATLVATLEDEEDNMAQSKSGSDTCAPTRACKRTYSRNKRKSIWPPRDMDKRPQPWAEPHPFADEVQEVQQPGKDVNKPQTLTGLTDKTKVEKALLGATRVGPSQPSSSLAWPPSLPSAQTVVVSPLSRPEGPWPRALTLEGAGSDRGALVQRLAGLEKEAQRLRRILGSTALPATPDNVVMTEAPSGDKAAGGMGLETPVAMVTKLNQMECESSASPGGPGVPGLVVDGVQPQKEQPELGRLRREKADPQSRLRQTDSPVTRDQSSRIVLENLHKIRGNVVALLSAILPHLDLQGISMDTPDVDSILQQIIDANSLSPL, translated from the exons ATGCTGGTAGTGACTGAGGACTCTGAGGCCAGTCTGAATGCCATCCTGACCCACTCTCTGATCCACACCCAGCAGGAGCTGCTGCAGCACTTTGACTCCATCCTCTCCAAGAAGGGCACAAAGATCCTCATCTGGAACATACGCAG GAACAAAGATGGTAAGCCGGAGCTGGATTTCGAGACCGATGAGTTTGACATCCGGATGCCAGAGATCCACTCAGAGGAGACCAAGACTAGAGGCAGGAAGAAGAGCTTTCCTGGACCGCAGAGRACTGACCACACCATCCCAGAGATGGACTACTCCCTGAGG GCCTACCTCAGCATCTTGTACCTGAAGCCTCGGACTCAGATCATCCTGCGACAGAAGAAGGTTCAGACCAAGCTGGTTGCCAAGAGCCTGTCACAGATCGAGAATGACGTTTATAAACCCCAATTCAAT AAAGACAGGGTTAAGGTCACCTTTGGTTTCAATCGTAAAAACAAAGACCACTATGGCATCATGATGTACCACAAGAACCGCCTCATCAAGTCCTATGAGAAGGTTGGCTACCAGATCAAG TCATCAGGTCAGAGGGTTGGGGTCGGGGTTATTGGGGTCATTGAGTGCAACTTCCTGAAGCCGGCTCACAACAAGCAAGACTTTGAATACACCAAAGAGtacag GCTGACCCTGTCTTCCCTGGGGCTGAAGCTCAACGACTACTGGAATGAGATGATGGAGAAAAGGGCGAGAGAACGAGAGTTCCTGGCAGCGGAGAAGAAGAACGAAGAGGAAGattcagatgaggaggaggaaggggagga GAGTCCAGTGTGGCTGCAGTGTGAGGACTGTCTGAAGTGGAGGCGTGTCCCAGAAGGCCACTACACCTCTACCCCTGAACACTGGAACTGCAGCCAGAACCCCAACACCATGCTCAG GAGCTGCTCTTTGCCAGAGGAAGCCGAGCAGAGTGAAGCAAAGTTAACTCCAAGCTACCCGAAGAAGACCTACAAGAA GGACCAAGGCCTGGTCAGAAAACGAGGCCGTCCGCGGAAGCACCATGTCCTCCCCCAAGGCCTGTCTGAACCGGTCCTCCTCCGCCCCCTACCCCCTGATACACCCCTCCCTCTATCTGAGCCGGTCCTCCTTCGCCCCCTACCCCCTGATGCCCCCCTTTCTCTGCTCACAGAGGAGACTGAGGACAGTGAGCTGAATAAGACAGTGGCTACACTGGTGGCCACtttggaggatgaggaggacaacATGGCACAGTCCAAGTCTGGGTCAGACACATGCGCACCCACACGCGCATGCAAAcgcacatacag cagaAACAAGCGTAAGTCAATATGGCCTCCCAGGGACATGGACAAGAGACCACAACCATGGGCGGAGCCACACCCATTCGCTGATGAGGTCCAAGAGGTGCAACAACCTGGGAAAGATGTCAACAAACCACAGACACTGACTGGACTGACAGACAAGACCAAGGTGGAGAAGGCACTACTGGGGGCCACCAGAGTAGGCCCTTCCCAGCCCAGCTCCAGCCTTGcctggcctccctccctcccctcagcccAGACGGTGGTGGTGTCCCCCCTGAGTCGTCCGGAGGGCCCCTGGCCCCGGGCTCTGACCCTTGAGGGGGCTGGGTCAGACAGGGGAGCCCTGGTCCAGAGACTGGCTGGACTGGAGAAGGAGGCTCAGAGGCTGAGGAGGATACTGGGGTCCACTGCACTCCCAGCGACGCCAGACAACGTGGTGATGACAGAGGCTCCCTCTGGGGATAAGGCAGCTGGTGGGATGGGGTTGGAGACACCGGTGGCCATGGTAACCAAACTGAACCAAATGGAG TGTGAGAGCTCCGCGTCCCCCGGTGGCCCAGGGGTTCCAGGGCTGGTTGTGGATGGCGTCCAGCCCCAGAAAGAACAGCCTGAGCTGGGCAGACTGAGGAGGGAGAAGGCTGACCCCCAGAGCAGGCTGAGACAGACTGACAGCCCAGTGACCAGGGACCAGAGCTCCCG CATTGTGCTGGAGAATCTCCACAAAATCCGAGGGAACGTGGTGGCTCTGCTGTCAGCCATCCTGCCCCACCTGGACCTGCAGGGCATCAGCATGGACACACCAGACGT